A single window of Fischerella sp. PCC 9605 DNA harbors:
- a CDS encoding CPBP family intramembrane glutamic endopeptidase has product MFFNCILIALFEPSVQNLQSFLENAPGLVVVMAFFIAWAGFWFPIAALLAMALKWQPGKPLQPNQKLPLLVSLYLLAPLILWAAIWLTKTSFSNYGFLTNISILGSLAVGFGLGILSLVVVFALQFWLGWCRFEESNIKQLPSILLPILLIALFVGGIEELVFRGFLFSELELNYSVWVAAIISSLIFAALHLVWEQRETIPQLPGLWLMGMVLVLARFSDRGNLGIAWGLHAGWVWAIACLDTAQLINYSDKVSEWVTGKNKKPLAGLAGIACLLLTAVILWLFYHHNLK; this is encoded by the coding sequence GTGTTTTTTAATTGTATTTTGATAGCGTTATTTGAGCCATCAGTCCAGAATTTACAGTCATTTCTGGAAAATGCACCAGGGTTGGTTGTGGTGATGGCTTTTTTTATTGCTTGGGCTGGATTTTGGTTCCCAATAGCAGCTTTATTGGCTATGGCACTTAAATGGCAACCCGGCAAACCTTTACAACCAAATCAAAAGTTACCTTTACTAGTCTCGCTTTATTTATTAGCACCCTTGATCTTGTGGGCTGCTATCTGGCTGACCAAAACATCTTTCTCTAATTACGGCTTCCTTACTAATATTTCCATCCTTGGTTCTTTGGCAGTGGGCTTTGGCTTGGGAATATTGAGCCTTGTTGTGGTGTTTGCATTGCAATTTTGGCTGGGATGGTGCAGATTTGAAGAGTCTAATATCAAGCAATTACCATCTATTCTGCTACCTATTTTGTTGATAGCTTTATTTGTGGGTGGCATAGAAGAGTTAGTTTTTCGCGGGTTCCTGTTCAGCGAACTAGAACTGAATTATTCAGTTTGGGTGGCAGCGATCATTTCTAGCTTGATATTTGCTGCACTACATTTGGTTTGGGAACAACGAGAAACCATACCGCAACTTCCTGGATTGTGGTTGATGGGAATGGTGTTAGTACTGGCACGGTTTAGCGATCGCGGCAATTTAGGTATAGCTTGGGGACTGCATGCTGGATGGGTATGGGCGATCGCCTGCTTGGATACAGCACAACTAATTAATTACAGCGATAAAGTTTCCGAGTGGGTGACAGGTAAAAACAAAAAACCCCTAGCTGGGCTAGCGGGGATAGCATGTTTACTGCTGACTGCGGTAATACTTTGGTTGTTTTATCACCATAATCTCAAATAG
- a CDS encoding AbrB family transcriptional regulator — protein sequence MTETATAPLTGKALLAKVKELSSLPRRERAKQCGYYTVTKNNQVRVNLTDFYDALLSARGIPLSPEAPKDGRGREPTYRVSVHQNGQIVIGATYTKAMGLKPGDEFEIKLGYKHIHLIQVDTDKKGTPLELDTEVEEEDEEIEEDE from the coding sequence ATGACTGAAACTGCAACCGCACCATTAACCGGAAAAGCACTGCTTGCAAAAGTCAAAGAGCTTTCTAGCTTACCACGTCGAGAAAGAGCAAAACAGTGTGGTTATTATACAGTTACAAAAAATAACCAGGTACGAGTCAATCTCACAGATTTTTATGATGCTTTGCTATCGGCTAGGGGAATTCCCCTAAGTCCAGAAGCACCCAAAGATGGCCGTGGTCGTGAACCTACTTATCGAGTTAGTGTTCACCAAAACGGTCAAATTGTAATTGGTGCAACATATACTAAAGCAATGGGCTTAAAGCCTGGTGATGAATTTGAAATTAAGCTGGGATACAAGCACATTCACCTAATTCAAGTTGACACTGATAAAAAAGGAACCCCGCTGGAACTAGATACCGAAGTAGAGGAAGAAGACGAAGAAATTGAAGAAGATGAGTAA